In the Magnetospira sp. QH-2 genome, one interval contains:
- a CDS encoding phosphatase PAP2 family protein, with the protein MKALWRMLRAAPLRISLFVLGSLALVSIGLWDQSVALYFKHDADREVVAFFKTITDAGKPEAYYILAAVALLLSRWRLYFVVEEQARLFWDKVGNAAAFTAMSLILSGLLVNVLKLVFSRHRPRDLFEQGQFGFDFLAFDSHLHSFPSGHTQVAFALATCLVIVLPRLDHLWLVFALVISFSRIATSVHFPGDVIMGAWVGLMMPVLLKRLVYDRRRIPFQFNANPGLLMRARVRLDRWSGVTCAAQETAYTARRSDPPKQEDQGS; encoded by the coding sequence ATGAAGGCCTTGTGGCGGATGCTCCGTGCCGCGCCCCTTCGGATCTCGCTGTTTGTTTTAGGCTCCCTGGCACTGGTCAGCATCGGGTTATGGGATCAGTCGGTGGCGCTGTATTTCAAGCATGACGCCGATCGGGAAGTGGTGGCCTTTTTCAAGACCATCACCGACGCAGGCAAGCCCGAGGCCTATTATATTCTCGCCGCCGTGGCGCTGTTGCTGTCGCGCTGGCGGCTGTACTTTGTCGTGGAGGAGCAAGCCCGGCTGTTTTGGGACAAGGTGGGGAACGCCGCAGCCTTCACCGCCATGTCGTTGATCCTGTCCGGGCTGCTGGTCAATGTATTGAAGTTGGTGTTTAGCCGCCATCGCCCCCGCGACCTGTTCGAGCAAGGACAATTCGGGTTCGATTTCCTGGCCTTCGATAGCCACCTGCATTCCTTTCCCTCGGGCCACACACAGGTGGCCTTTGCCTTGGCGACCTGCTTGGTGATCGTGCTGCCCAGGCTGGACCATCTGTGGCTGGTGTTCGCCCTGGTGATTTCCTTTTCACGCATCGCCACCAGCGTCCATTTTCCCGGTGACGTGATCATGGGTGCCTGGGTCGGATTGATGATGCCGGTCCTATTGAAAAGGCTGGTCTATGACCGCCGCCGGATCCCCTTTCAATTCAATGCCAACCCGGGGCTCTTGATGCGGGCCCGCGTGCGGCTCGACCGCTGGTCAGGCGTGACTTGTGCGGCGCAAGAAACTGCCTATACTGCGCGCCGTTCCGATCCCCCCAAGCAAGAGGACCAAGGCTCATGA
- a CDS encoding P-II family nitrogen regulator, with the protein MKLITAVIKPFKLDDVRESLSQLGVQGMTVTEVKGFGRQKGQTEIYRGAEYVVNFLPKVKLEIVVGADMAEQVVETIQQTAKTDKIGDGKIFVVDVEKTVRIRTGETDGDAI; encoded by the coding sequence ATGAAGCTGATTACCGCCGTTATCAAGCCTTTCAAGCTCGACGACGTGCGGGAGTCCCTATCCCAACTGGGAGTTCAGGGGATGACCGTCACAGAGGTGAAGGGTTTTGGCCGCCAAAAGGGGCAAACTGAAATCTATCGCGGCGCCGAGTACGTCGTGAATTTCCTGCCCAAGGTGAAACTCGAAATCGTGGTGGGTGCGGACATGGCCGAACAGGTCGTGGAAACCATCCAGCAGACCGCCAAGACCGACAAGATCGGTGACGGCAAGATATTTGTGGTCGACGTCGAGAAGACGGTCCGGATCCGGACCGGCGAGACCGACGGCGATGCCATCTAG
- a CDS encoding argininosuccinate synthase yields the protein MSGDVKKVVLAYSGGLDTSIILRWLQDEYNCEVVTFTADLGQGEELEPAREKAEMMGIKEIYIEDLREEFVRDYVFPMFRANAIYEGTYLLGTSIARPLIAKRQIEIAREVGADAVCHGATGKGNDQVRFELGYYALNPDIRVIAPWREWDMQSRSDLIEYAEQHQIPVPKDKRGESPFSQDANLLHISSEGKILEDPWDEPDWDLILTRMVTPWEAPDTSTEITIDFERGDAVAIDGEALSAAALLTRLNELAGANGVGCMDIVENRFVGMKSRGVYETPGGTVLLHAHRAMESLCLDRGAAHLKDEIMPRYAELIYNGFWFAPEREMLQAAIDASQEKVTGSVRLKLYKGNVIVVGRKSPYSLYSEKVATFEADEGIYNQRDAEGFIKLNALRLRLDKMARK from the coding sequence ATGAGCGGTGACGTGAAAAAAGTGGTGCTGGCTTATTCCGGAGGTCTGGATACCTCCATCATCCTGCGCTGGCTGCAGGATGAGTATAACTGCGAGGTGGTCACCTTTACCGCCGACCTGGGCCAAGGAGAGGAACTGGAACCGGCCCGGGAAAAGGCCGAAATGATGGGGATCAAGGAGATCTACATCGAAGACCTGCGCGAGGAATTCGTCCGCGACTACGTATTCCCCATGTTCCGCGCCAACGCCATTTACGAAGGCACCTATCTGCTCGGCACCTCCATCGCCCGGCCGCTGATCGCCAAGCGCCAGATCGAGATTGCCCGGGAAGTGGGCGCCGACGCGGTGTGCCATGGGGCCACCGGCAAGGGCAATGACCAGGTCCGTTTCGAGCTGGGCTATTACGCCTTGAACCCGGACATCCGGGTCATCGCGCCCTGGCGGGAGTGGGACATGCAGTCCCGTTCCGACCTGATCGAGTATGCCGAGCAGCATCAAATTCCGGTGCCCAAGGACAAGCGCGGTGAGTCCCCGTTTTCCCAGGATGCCAACCTTTTGCATATCTCATCGGAAGGCAAGATCCTGGAAGATCCCTGGGACGAGCCCGATTGGGACCTGATTCTGACCCGCATGGTCACCCCTTGGGAGGCTCCCGACACCTCCACCGAAATCACCATTGATTTCGAGCGGGGCGATGCGGTGGCTATCGACGGTGAAGCCCTTAGCGCCGCCGCCCTGCTGACCCGACTCAACGAGCTCGCCGGTGCCAACGGGGTCGGCTGCATGGATATTGTCGAAAACCGTTTCGTCGGCATGAAGTCGCGCGGAGTATATGAAACACCGGGAGGTACGGTTCTGTTGCACGCCCATCGCGCCATGGAGAGCCTGTGTCTGGATCGGGGCGCCGCACACCTGAAAGACGAGATCATGCCGCGCTATGCCGAGCTGATCTACAACGGCTTTTGGTTCGCGCCGGAACGCGAGATGCTACAGGCCGCCATCGATGCCAGCCAGGAAAAAGTCACCGGTAGCGTGCGGTTGAAACTCTACAAGGGCAACGTCATCGTCGTAGGACGGAAGTCCCCCTACAGCTTGTACTCCGAGAAGGTCGCCACCTTCGAGGCCGACGAGGGGATCTACAATCAGCGCGACGCGGAAGGCTTCATCAAGCTCAACGCTCTGCGCCTGCGGTTGGATAAAATGGCAAGGAAGTAA
- a CDS encoding ammonium transporter yields the protein MNSIKRLTGMLVLGVIALAVTADPARAEVSGETQFIFNTFSFLVHGFLVLWMAAGFAMLEAGLVRTKNTTMQLTKNIGLFSIAGIMFYLMGYNVMYDGVDGGFMGGISIWGADDSAVLADGAKIEGGYAASSDWFFQMVFVATAASIVSGTLAERIKLWPFMIFVVVLAGLIYPIQGSWEWGGGWLNTDSFKASFGDEFKDFAGSTLVHSVGGWAALTGAIILGARKGKYGADGAVHPIPGSNLPLATLGTFILWLGWLGFNGGSQLAMGSAADAVAISNIYVNTTMASAAGVVAAMLLTQVIYKKVDLTMALNGALAGLVSITAAPDGDSVMLSMFIGAVGGALVVFTVPLLDKLKIDDVVGAIPVHLVAGIWGTLAVALTYGSEGASFMAQLVGVVSIGAFVIVSSAIVWFVLKMTIGIRVDEEEEVLGLDKTELGLEAYPEFGSGSKAM from the coding sequence ATGAATTCCATTAAACGTTTGACCGGTATGCTGGTCCTGGGTGTGATTGCCCTGGCGGTGACCGCCGACCCGGCCCGTGCCGAGGTTTCCGGCGAAACCCAGTTCATTTTCAACACGTTCTCTTTCCTGGTGCATGGTTTCCTCGTGCTCTGGATGGCCGCGGGCTTTGCCATGCTCGAAGCCGGTCTGGTGCGCACCAAGAACACCACCATGCAGCTGACCAAGAACATCGGCCTGTTTTCCATTGCCGGCATCATGTTCTACCTAATGGGCTACAACGTCATGTATGACGGCGTTGACGGCGGCTTCATGGGCGGCATCTCCATCTGGGGCGCCGATGACAGCGCGGTTCTGGCCGATGGGGCCAAGATCGAAGGCGGATACGCGGCTTCCTCCGACTGGTTCTTCCAGATGGTGTTCGTCGCCACCGCGGCCTCCATCGTTTCCGGCACCCTGGCCGAGCGCATCAAGCTGTGGCCGTTCATGATCTTCGTGGTCGTCCTGGCTGGCCTGATCTACCCGATCCAGGGTTCCTGGGAATGGGGCGGCGGCTGGCTCAACACCGACAGCTTCAAGGCTTCCTTTGGCGATGAGTTCAAGGACTTCGCCGGCTCCACCCTGGTCCATTCCGTGGGCGGCTGGGCGGCCCTAACCGGTGCCATCATCCTCGGCGCCCGTAAAGGCAAGTACGGTGCTGACGGCGCCGTGCATCCGATCCCCGGCTCCAACCTACCGCTGGCCACTTTGGGTACCTTCATCCTGTGGCTCGGTTGGCTGGGCTTCAACGGTGGTTCGCAGCTCGCCATGGGCTCCGCCGCCGATGCGGTTGCCATCTCCAACATTTACGTCAACACCACCATGGCCTCGGCCGCCGGTGTGGTTGCCGCGATGCTGTTGACCCAGGTGATCTACAAGAAGGTTGATCTGACCATGGCCCTCAACGGCGCCCTGGCCGGTCTGGTGTCCATCACCGCCGCGCCCGACGGCGACTCGGTGATGCTGTCCATGTTCATCGGTGCCGTCGGTGGCGCACTGGTGGTCTTCACCGTGCCGCTGCTCGACAAGCTGAAGATCGATGACGTGGTCGGTGCCATTCCGGTTCACCTGGTGGCCGGTATCTGGGGCACCCTGGCGGTTGCTCTGACCTATGGCTCCGAAGGCGCGTCCTTCATGGCCCAGTTGGTCGGCGTGGTCTCCATTGGCGCCTTTGTGATCGTCTCCAGTGCCATCGTCTGGTTCGTCCTCAAGATGACCATCGGCATCCGTGTCGACGAAGAGGAAGAAGTGCTGGGTCTCGACAAGACCGAGCTGGGCTTGGAAGCCTATCCGGAATTCGGTTCCGGCTCCAAGGCTATGTAA
- a CDS encoding UbiH/UbiF/VisC/COQ6 family ubiquinone biosynthesis hydroxylase, whose protein sequence is MTGREPTGEILETDVLIVGGGFAGGTLACALARGGVSSVVIDREDPKAALRATYDGRAFAIALAAQRLLVGADLWDLMADEVNPIGDIRVTDGDSLMFLHYDHESIGDEPFGFMIETQTLRRALAKKLPTLDLVTWAAPTEAGPIDRTNRGVETTLPDGRRVRAKLLVGADGRGSRVREEAGIDLTSWSYHQTGIVCTVTHEYPHDNIAHEHFLPSGPFAILPLKGNRSSIVWTEKEALTPAIMDLDDEGFLTELRRRFGDFMGDIAVSGPRFAYPLSLQYAHRATDKRLALVADAAHGMHPIAGQGLNMGLRDVAALAEVVVDAHRLGQDIGAPVVLEAYERWRRFDNTLMLALTDGLNRLFSNNIPPLRVARDLGLAVVNKMPPVKKFFMRHAMGLVGDLPRMLKGEPL, encoded by the coding sequence ATGACCGGTCGCGAACCCACGGGAGAGATCCTGGAAACGGATGTGCTGATTGTCGGCGGCGGCTTCGCCGGGGGAACCCTGGCTTGTGCCCTGGCCCGAGGCGGCGTGTCGTCGGTGGTCATCGACCGGGAAGACCCCAAAGCCGCCCTGAGGGCCACCTATGACGGGCGTGCCTTTGCCATTGCCCTGGCGGCGCAGCGTCTGTTGGTGGGCGCCGATCTGTGGGATTTGATGGCCGACGAGGTTAATCCCATCGGCGATATCCGGGTGACCGACGGGGATTCCTTGATGTTTTTGCATTACGACCATGAATCCATTGGTGACGAACCCTTTGGCTTTATGATCGAGACCCAGACCCTGCGCCGGGCGCTGGCCAAAAAGCTGCCGACTCTGGATCTCGTGACCTGGGCCGCGCCGACCGAGGCCGGGCCCATCGACCGCACCAACCGAGGCGTGGAGACCACTCTGCCCGATGGCCGCCGGGTGCGGGCCAAGCTGTTGGTCGGTGCCGACGGGCGGGGGTCGCGGGTGCGCGAGGAAGCGGGGATCGATCTGACCAGCTGGTCCTATCACCAGACCGGTATTGTCTGCACCGTGACTCATGAATACCCGCACGACAATATCGCCCACGAACATTTTCTGCCCAGCGGACCCTTTGCCATTCTGCCGTTGAAGGGCAACCGCTCGTCCATCGTCTGGACCGAGAAAGAAGCGCTCACCCCGGCGATCATGGATCTGGACGATGAAGGGTTTCTGACGGAGCTGCGGCGTCGGTTCGGCGACTTCATGGGTGACATCGCAGTCAGCGGGCCGCGCTTTGCCTATCCGCTGTCCTTGCAGTATGCCCATCGGGCCACGGACAAACGGCTGGCGCTGGTGGCCGACGCGGCCCACGGCATGCATCCCATTGCCGGACAAGGGCTCAACATGGGCCTGCGCGACGTGGCGGCATTGGCCGAAGTGGTGGTGGATGCCCATCGCCTGGGCCAGGATATAGGCGCGCCGGTGGTGTTGGAGGCCTATGAACGCTGGCGACGCTTCGACAATACCTTGATGCTGGCCCTGACCGACGGGCTGAATCGGCTGTTTTCCAACAATATTCCGCCGTTGCGGGTGGCCCGGGATTTAGGATTGGCGGTGGTCAACAAGATGCCACCGGTGAAAAAGTTCTTCATGCGCCATGCCATGGGCTTGGTTGGCGATCTGCCGCGCATGTTGAAGGGGGAACCGTTATAG